The DNA segment ACACACGCCTATTGCCCTCTGTCTATCTATATGTCATAAAAATCTTGTAATTAATAAGTATCACTGATAGACTCACTGATGGATTTAAGGTTGGGGTGGGGTTAAGGGGGTGAAGATAAGAGTGGGCACTTCCTCTTGGTAACACTTCTATAGGGActaacaaatataattattaaatcttACTAACTTTTATCTCCAATTTAGTAAATACTATAATGATATTCAGGAAGGCGAAAATACGACGATCGGCGGGACGACTGCATATGGAGTCCCAGTACTGTGTTTCTGGGAAAAGGTCGTACTGATTTCTACATTTGAAATCAAGGAGTAACATCTTTGACAGATACTTCTGGTTCATGTAGTCATCGCTCAAAACATATAATGCGCAGTGTACCCCTTGAAATACTGTTGTATACGGTGTTcaaacaaattgaaaaaatgaTAGTTTTCACTTTGTGATAAGAAGTGTTTGTTTGGCTTTATATTATAAGTATTCCGCGTGTGAAAGCGCAAGGTTAAGAAATGTTTTTaggtttgtaaattttatatttctttctgtCTTGAGCCTTGTTAAATTTCATTCACGAAAATATTCATCGATTTTTGTCTGATCATGAAGCTCATATTTACAAAAAGATAAATGTCACCAAAATGTCTCACCCGTCATCAATGTTTGACCAAGGTTTACATCACGGGGTGACATCCTATATCAACAGTTGTACTGTACTTCATACACTATTCCAAGCTTGAGGCCTATTTGTTTATGACCTAGACCTACATAACCATTTGAAAGCAGATATCCATTTCCTCTGTACAACCGAGTGTTTTATTACGAGTGTTAGAAGTTAGCACACTTTGGAACGATTTCATCTTTAAAATAACTCATCAATGTACTTTGCCTAAGGTTTTCAGTAACCGTTCGATTGcattatttcttactttttttccaATGTTTCGCTTACGGAACACTTCATTTAATTATCATGATTTCTCAATGCAAACAATAAACTGTTGTactaagttatattatatttgcTCTACCCAGTATTGGACATCCTAGTTTTGCTTTATTCCTGTCTGTTCTTtataattctagcataaaatagCTATTACAGTAACTGCCAaagtgttttaacaagagagtaAATGCGTGATAACAGACTGTGTGTGGTTAAAACACCTTTTCATAATAATATGCGCAATTTAACTGAGAAACATAAACATAATATTCACAACTACAGCAGCCCATGGGATACGTCGAGGCCCTCGccgattctgcagatgttaaaacACAGACACATGCGTTATATCCTATCTTCTTTGAAAATGCAGAAGTATTAGTAACATTTCTACTATTCAGCCTAATCTTTGAAATTCCTGTAACTCCTTCTGGTGCACTGTTTGGCTCGTCTGACATAAACAAAAATGGACATTTGGTACACGATTCACACAAACGTATGGTGAAAGGCAGGAATCAGCCATCACAATCAATATAAGagtataattgtatattttactatttcagttatgcatCAACAATATTTGCATGCCAGATAAATGCGACAGAATCTCCGACACACGTATCGCTTGTCCTGAATTCCTGTGACAATCCACTGAATATGTTGCGAATTCGCGAAGTGTCAAAGCCAGAAAAATACGAGCGACGGTTTACAGTTTGTACGGCACCCTTGTTTGGATTTCGTGATTCTTTGAGGCTAGTAGAATGGATTGAATTCAACAGAATATTAGGTGCTGAcaaaattttgttgtataattattCAACAAGTGCCAAAGTACATGAGATAATTAGCCATTATTTAAAATCGGATTTAATTGATGTGATACAGTGGCGTTTCCCTTTCCCGTCATTTGACATAGAGTTCTTTGCCCAGAAAGCAGCACTGAATGACTGTCTCTTTAGGaataaaaatgtttcagaatttattgtaaatattgataCGGACGAATTCATCATACCACGCAGTAAGGGAGAAGTGAACTGGTCTCAAATGTTAGCACAACTTGATCAGAACTGCGTAGGCTATCTGATCAGGCATACATTCTTCAGGACAGACTGGAAAAATGAAAATCTAAACGTTACTGGAATCATTCAAACACTTGACTTATTTTGAGCACGAGGAAAGAATATATTCCCCCAATGACCGTTCGAAATATTTTGCTCGGACAGCATATGTTGAATTTATAAACGTCCACGAAATACCAAGAGGTAGGATACTAACTGTGCCAACTCAAAATGGCTTAGTGCATCACTATCGGcggttttcaaaaagaaaagtGTATAGAAGGGTGAAGGACTTTACTGTACTTGAAAAATTTGGAGATCGGTTGATTAAAAATGTGCAAACTACATTGATAAACTTGATATAGAAAATTGTTTAATCTTCTTACTACATGTATACCGAGTAGTAAAAATCTATAAACTCTTCCTGTAAACAGTGAGAATATTGTCTCTAATGCTTTagttttaagctcgactattcgaagaatagtgagAGCGACCCTACTCACATGGGCGTCGGCTTTACACGTTGGCTAAAATTTTGTATGCAAGCTCgtatctcaataaccactaaATCtgttggattgaaactttacacaaagcTTCCAAAGAAATATACAAGGTAGATaagtatgttctgttctgttccgtaATTTCAGACTGTGTGGACCTACTACATATATGGGATTGAAACCCTTCTGGTCAAGCGTACTTATAATCATACCCAGTCGGAACTCTTGTTCAAGTGAAATTAATTCAAGTCATTACCCTAgtttgacttagaaaattagtTGTAGGTGTGTATGCAAGTTGTTATCATTGCCGTAGTAGaatttaatttgtaataaattgtGAATATAAGAactaatttatgtaaaatttgtcGGCAAATTTCTGACCCTTATCCCACTTAGGAGTAGTCGAATAGTCGGACGCATTGTCTTATAAACAGCTCTTGTTGcgtttattaataatatattaatgAGTAAtaatatattctagcataaaactgctgttctttcTTCGTTTGCTGTGGTTGTATAAACAGGAGAGTGAATAGAGAGGTTTTCACGCCCATACACTGTTATTTGGGACCACaatcacaaaacaaaatgtaaatttattccattttactttcaaattcaaTATACACAAACTATAAAAAACAATGCGAGCTTTTTGATGTATCTATGA comes from the Mercenaria mercenaria strain notata unplaced genomic scaffold, MADL_Memer_1 contig_1575, whole genome shotgun sequence genome and includes:
- the LOC128551703 gene encoding uncharacterized protein LOC128551703, yielding MLMKIDHSKWIKAILLFMVLNSVVFIYIQSDSTLPWYHITKFIWLTPTMNKTCNGTLFPEIQNNESNWGPVDIEKTIFIISAYFVKSRNRVFVIGAKPFHRVSVICQLWQTTSDKQLQFMQQTEAEIVAPSGGNRYSYASTIFACQINATESPTHVSLVLNSCDNPLNMLRIREVSKPEKYERRFTVCTAPLFGFRDSLRLVEWIEFNRILGADKILLYNYSTSAKVHEIISHYLKSDLIDVIQWRFPFPSFDIEFFAQKAALNDCLFRNKNVSEFIVNIDTDEFIIPRSKGEVNWSQMLAQLDQNCVGYLIRHTFFRTDWKNENLNVTGIIQTLDLF